From Pedobacter aquae:
TTAACTACTGGAATGATTCTCGTTTTGATAACTATCTAAACAATGAGTTTACACAATTAGTGTTAAACCCTGATGTAACTACACGTTTCCGTGGTGTTATGGAGAAATGTTCAATGTGTATCCAACGTATTCAAGCTGGTAAATTAGAGGCTAAAATTGCTAAAAGAGAAATTAAAGATGGAGACATCAAAGTTGCTTGTCAGCAAACATGCCCTACCAACGCGATTATATTTGGAGACGCAAACGACCCTAATTCAGAAGTATCTAAAGCATTAAAGAACGAAAGAACTTATTATGTTTTAGAAGAACTTAACGTTCAACCTGGAATAGGTTACATGACAAAAATTACTAACACTGGATTACAGGAAGCTTAATATTTAAAATAATAGCATCAAGATATGGCATCTCATAACGAATCAATATTAAGAGAACCGTTAATTACAGGAAAGGACATTACGTATGCAAGAATTACGAATGAAGTTCTTTGGCCTGTAGAAAATAAACCTAATAAAGCCTGGTGGATAGGCTTTATAGTATCAGCTTTAGGCGCTTTACTATGGGTAGGGGCTGTAAGTTATACTTTCTATTACGGAATTGGAACTTGGGGATTAAACAAGACCGTTGGTTGGGCTTGGGATATCACTGGTTTCGTTTGGTGGGTAGGTATTGGTCACGCTGGAACACTTATTTCGGCAGTACTTTTACTATTCCGTCAAAACTGGCGTAACTCCATCAACCGTTCTGCGGAAGCGATGACAATTTTCGCCGTAATATGTGCTGCTACTTATGTAGTATCTCACATGGGACGTCCTTGGTTAGCCTACTGGCCTTTACCATTGCCAAACCAATTCGGCTCATTATGGGTGAACTTTAACTCACCATTAGTTTGGGACGTTTTTGCAATCTCTACTTATTTCTCGGTTTCTCTTTTGTTCTGGTATACAGGTCTTTTACCTGATATCGCAACCATCAGAGACAGAGCAACAGGTTTGAAAAGAAGAATTTATTCTGTACTTTCTTTCGGTTGGACAGGTTCAGTAAAAACATGGCAACGTTTTGAGGCAGTGTCTCTAATTCTTGCAGGTGTTTCAACTCCACTTGTATTATCAGTACACACCATTGTATCTATGGACTTTGCTACTTCGGTAATTCCTGGATGGCATACAACCATTTTCCCTCCTTATTTCGTTGCAGGAGCTATTTTCTCTGGTTTTGCTATGGTACAAACCTTATTGTTAATTGCTCGTAAAGTATTAGGTCTTGAAAATTACATCACCATGTTCCATATAGAATCAATGAATAAAATCATTGTATTAACGGGTTCTATAGTAGGTGTTGCTTATTTAACAGAATTATTTATCGCTTGGTATTCGGGTGTAGAGTATGAGCAATATGCATTCTTAAATAGGATTTCTGGTCCTTATTGGTGGGCTTACTGGTGTATGATGACTTGTAACGTAATCACTCCTCAGTTATTCTGGTTTAAAAAGATTAGAACAAGTATTCCTATTTCTTGGGTATTATCTATCATTGTTAATATCGGTATGTGGTTTGAGCGTTTTGTAATTATCGTTACCTCACTACACAGAGATTACATTCCATCAAGTTGGGCTATGTTTTATCCTACTTGGGTAGATATTTCCATATTTGTTGGCTCTATTGGTTTGTTCTTTACCTTATTCCTATTATTCATCAGAGTATTACCATCAGTTGCTATGGCAGAGGTAAAATTATTGGTGAAAACTTCTTCAGAGCAAAGCAAGAAGAAACTATTAGAATCTGGAGTTATTAAACCAGAGGAAGCTGAGTATTACAAAGAGTCTTTAACCAAGTTTGATAGTGTAGATCAGGCAGATTACGCAAAAATTTAACAATGAGCAATATCAAGTATATTTTAGGACATTTTGAAGATCCGGATGACATGATGCATGGGATCGACAAGCTAAAAGAAAATAATATTAGCATTTATGATGCTTATACACCAATGCCTATACATGGTATAGAAGACAAACTTGGTGTTAAAAGAAGCAGATTACCAATCGTAGCATTTATTTGCGGTATCACTGGAACTTTTACAGGTTTCTCTATGATTTATTATATGATGGTACATGACTGGCCTATGAATGTTGGTGGTAAACCAGCGTTTGCTTTCCCAGATTTTATTCCAATCATGTTTGAGTTAACCGTATTGTTTTGTGCTTACGGAATGGGTATAGCTTTCTTCTTTAGAACACACTTGTTCCCAGGAAGAGCGCCAAGAGTAATGGATTTAAGAGCAACAGACGATCGTTTTATCATTGCAGTTGATGCTAATGAAAATGCTGATCATGATAAAATTAATTCTCTTTTAAAAGATGCTGGTGCTGTAGAAATTAAGCACAATGAAAGGAGATATGTAAGTTATGAATAAGACCAGTATATTAGGTTTGGCTTTCTTAGCCATTACCGCTATAACCGTGATGAGCTCTTGTAAAGATAAGAGTAAACCAGGTTTAGAGTATGCTCCGAATATGTATGACGCAATAGCTTACAATCCGGATCAGAAAAACCCAAATTTTGCAGATGGTAAAACCGCACAGGTACCACCAAGTGGTACAAACCCTGTAGGCTATGCTCGTTTCAACTATCCAGATACAAGAGAAGGTTATGATGCTTCAAGTGTTGGCATCGTAAATCCACTTGCTGTAACTCAGAAAAATCTGGAAGAAGGAAAGCAATTATACGTTGCTATGTGTGGTCCTTGTCATGGTACTCAAGGTAAAGGAAATGGTTCTATTGTAGAATTAGGTAAATATCCTGCACCTCCATCATATTCAACTGGTGTTTCATCAAGAGGTGGCGCTATGAAAGATTTAACCGATGGCAAAATTTACCACACTATACAGTATGGTATAAACCTAATGGGATCTTACGCTTCTCAACTTTCTCCTGAAGAAAGATGGCAAGTAGTAATGTATGTTCGTGAATTACAAAAAATACAATAATTGATTAAGATATAAAATGGGAGCTCATAATCATACATACAATTTTTCAGAGCAGTATGAATTCTCTGGAAAAGCCAAAACTTACAGTTTAATAGCCATTGTTATTGGTATTGCTGCTATAGCTTTTGGTTTCTTAACTGGACACGCAGAGCGCACTTTTGCTAATCTGTTATTAATGAGTTATTACTTTACTTGTATTTGTGCTGCTGGATTGTTTTTTATAGCCGTACAATTCGTAGCTCAAGCCGGTTGGTCTGCTGGTTTAATTAGAATACCTCAGGCATTTGCTAAGGTTTTACCTATTGCTAGTATTATTTTAATAATCGTAGTAGCTTCTGGTTTATTAAGCCATAACCTATACCATCATTGGAACCATGAAGGAATAACAGATCCAACATCTCCAAACTATGATGCGCTTATTGCTGGTAAAGCTAGTTACTTAAACGTTCCTTTCTTTTTAACAAGATTGGTGTTCTTTTTAGCTCTATACTGCATCTTTGCTTTCCTTCTACCTAAATTATCTAATAATGAGGATTTAGAAGGTGGATTAAATAGTTACAAGAAAAGCATTAAATACTCTGCTATATTTTTAGTGATATTTGGTTTTACTACACCTATATGGTCTTTTGATGTTATCATGTCTTTAGAAGCACACTGGTTCTCTACCATGTTTGGTTGGTATAACTTTGCAGCTATGTGGGTAACTGGTCTAGCATCAATAGCTATAACAGTGATTTTATTGAAAAGAGCAGGTTACTTAGGATGGATTAACGAGAATCATTTACACGATTTAGGAAAGTTCGTTTTTGCTTTCTCTATTTTCTGGACCTATGTATGGTTTGCACAGTTTTTATTAATTTATTACGCAAACATTCCGGAAGAAACTGTGTATTTCTATAAAAGATTCGAGCCTGAATATTTACCATGGTTTTGGGTTAATATAGTAGTGAACTTCGTTGCTCCATTATTGATCTTAATGACTAGAGACGCGAAACGTAAAACAAATATGTTATTGTTTGTTTGTATCGTTATCATCTGTGGACACTGGTTAGATTACTACATGATGATTATGCCTGGTACCGTAGAGTCACACAGAGGGTTTGGAATCATAGAAGTAGGTACATTTTTAGGATTTGTTGGCTTATTTGCTTTCTTTATGTTAAATGCCTTAAGCAAAGCTGCTTTAGCACCTAAAAATCATCCTTTCTTACAGGAAAGTGTACATCATCACATTTAATATTTATAGATACTTAGAGATATGAACTTGAAAAAGTATTTTAATTTAAAAAGCTTGTTTACAGCACTAGCCCTAGGAAGTTTATCCCTAGGACAGGTTATGGCTCAGGCTACAGAAGAAGCGGCTAAGAATGAAGGTTTAGGTAAGACTGTTTCTTACTACATTCTATTATTCTTACTAGCATGTGTGTTTATTGGTATTATTGGTAAGGTTTTACAGGTTTATGAATTAACTCGTAAAATTCAAGGTAAGAAAAGTGGTATCGCTTGGGATAAGTTTAACGGCGTTATGTTTGCTGCAACTTTAGTTCTTGGTTTATATGGTTCTTACTGGTCTTATACGGTACATGGTAATTTAATCTTGCCAGAATCTGCATCAGAACATGGAGTAGCTATTGATAGTATGTTTAATGTTACGCTTATCATTACAACATTTGTGTTTGTGGTAACACATATTATCTTATTCTTATTTGCTTACAAGTACAAACATAGTCAAAAACGTACTGCTTACTATTACCCTCATAATAATACTTTAGAGAAATACTGGACGATTATTCCTGCTATTGCTTTAACAGTTTTAGTTTTAATGGGATTCTTCATCTGGAGAGGTATTACCAATATCCCTAAAGACCAAATGGCTAGCGCAATACAAATTGATGTAACTGCTCACCAATTTGCTTGGGATGTTAGATACGCTGGAAAAGATAACGTCAACGGTAGAAAAAATTATAAACTTATTGGAAGTTTAAATGGTCTAAACAATTTAGGTCTAGATTTGTCTGATAAGAGAAATAATGACGACTTAAAAGTGACCGAGATAGTACTTCCAGTTAATAAATCAGTAAGATTTACCATTGGTTCTCAAGACGTATTACACAGTTTTTATATGCCTCACTTCAGAGTTCAGATGAATGCTGTTCCAGGAATGCCAACTTTCTTCCAGTTCACTCCTAAAGTTACGACTGCAGAAATGCAAGAGAAAACTAACAATCCTGAATTCAATTATCAGTTGTACTGCGCTAAAATTTGTGGAGGTTCTCATTACAACATGAAGTTTTTGGTAAGAGTTGTTTCTGAAAAAGAGTATCAAGAGTGGTTGAAAGAGCAAAAACCAATTGTTACCGAGGAAATGAAGAAAGAGTATCAGTTAGCTTTAAGCAAACAAAACTCTGTTAATAATCAAATTGCGTTAAATAACTAATTATAATAAAAGGAGATATGGCAACAGCTGCTATTCATAACCCAACTGCAACACATCACGATGAGCACCATGATCATGCTCATCATCATGAGACTTTCTTGACTAAATACGTATTTAGCCAAGATCATAAGATGATTGCAAAGCAATTTCTTATCACTGGTATAGTGATGGGTGTTATTGCTATGATTTTATCTATTCTATTTAGGATTCAATTGGCTTACCCAGATCAGAGCTTCCCTTTATTTGAAGTTTTATTGGGTAAATTTGCTCCTGAGGGTAGATTAGACCCGAATTTTTACTTATCCTTAGTTACTATACATGGTACCATCATGGTATTCTTTGTATTAACCGCTGGTTTAAGTGGAACTTTCTCAAATTTATTAATTCCTCTACAGTTAGGAGCGAGAGATATGGCATCTCCGTTCATGAATATGCTTTCATACTGGTTTTTCTTTACTGCTAGTGTGATTATGCTATCAACTTTCTTTATAGAATCTGGACCTGCTGGTGCTGGGTGGACTATTTATCCTCCTTTATCTGCTGTTGCTAAATCAATGCCTGGTTCTGGTTTAGGAATGACTTTGTGGTTAGTATCTATGACATTGTTTGTTGCCTCTTCTTTAATTGGAGGTATCAATTACATTTCTACGGTATTGAACATGCGTACAAAAGGTATGGACCTTTGGAAAATGCCATTAACAATCTGGTCTTTCTTCTTAACTGCTATTGTGGGCTTATTATCATTCCCAGTATTAGTTGCTGCGGTTGTATTATTAATCTTTGATAGAAGTTTTGGAACGTCTTTCTACTTATCAGATATCTATGTTGCCGGACAAGCTTTACCTAATGAAGGTGGTAGCCCAATCCTATGGCAGCACTTATTCTGGTTCTTAGGTCACCCAGAAGTTTATATCGTATTAATGCCTGCTTTGGGTATCACTTCAGAAGTTATCGCTACAAATGCTCGTAAGCCTATTTTTGGTTACCATGCAATGGTTTACTCTTTAATTGGTATTACGGTTTTATCATTCATCGTTTGGGGTCACCACATGTTTGTAACAGGTATGAATCCATTCCTTGGAGGAGTATTTATGATTACAACCCTAATCATTGCGGTTCCATCAGCAGTAAAAACATTCAACTACCTTGCCACCTTGTGGAAAGGTAACATCAGGTTTACTCCAGCAATGTTATTTGCTATAGGCTTAGTTTCTTTCTTTATTTCTGGAGGTTTAACAGGTATATTCTTAGGTAATGCTGCTTTAGATATCAACCTACACGATACTTATTTTGTTGTTGCTCACTTCCACTTGGTAATGGGTTCTGCAGCTATATTCGGTATGTTATCTGGTATTTATCACTGGTTCCCTAAAATGTTCGGAAGATTAATGAATGCTAAATTAGGTTACCTACATTTCTGGTTAACTTTTATTTCTGCTTACTTGGTATTCTTCCCAATGCACTTTATGGGTCTAGATGGTGTTCCTCGTAGATATTACTCTTTTACAGAGTTTGAGTCGATGAACGAGTGGTTATC
This genomic window contains:
- a CDS encoding DUF3341 domain-containing protein, translating into MSNIKYILGHFEDPDDMMHGIDKLKENNISIYDAYTPMPIHGIEDKLGVKRSRLPIVAFICGITGTFTGFSMIYYMMVHDWPMNVGGKPAFAFPDFIPIMFELTVLFCAYGMGIAFFFRTHLFPGRAPRVMDLRATDDRFIIAVDANENADHDKINSLLKDAGAVEIKHNERRYVSYE
- a CDS encoding cytochrome c oxidase subunit I, translating into MATAAIHNPTATHHDEHHDHAHHHETFLTKYVFSQDHKMIAKQFLITGIVMGVIAMILSILFRIQLAYPDQSFPLFEVLLGKFAPEGRLDPNFYLSLVTIHGTIMVFFVLTAGLSGTFSNLLIPLQLGARDMASPFMNMLSYWFFFTASVIMLSTFFIESGPAGAGWTIYPPLSAVAKSMPGSGLGMTLWLVSMTLFVASSLIGGINYISTVLNMRTKGMDLWKMPLTIWSFFLTAIVGLLSFPVLVAAVVLLIFDRSFGTSFYLSDIYVAGQALPNEGGSPILWQHLFWFLGHPEVYIVLMPALGITSEVIATNARKPIFGYHAMVYSLIGITVLSFIVWGHHMFVTGMNPFLGGVFMITTLIIAVPSAVKTFNYLATLWKGNIRFTPAMLFAIGLVSFFISGGLTGIFLGNAALDINLHDTYFVVAHFHLVMGSAAIFGMLSGIYHWFPKMFGRLMNAKLGYLHFWLTFISAYLVFFPMHFMGLDGVPRRYYSFTEFESMNEWLSVNVFVTWSAILGAVAQVAFLWNFFYSIFFGEKSTQNPWESTTLEWTTPVERIHGNWPGEIPTIYRWPYDYSKPGHSTDFIPQTTPLSETMSSNMPHDFEGNEEAERIQEEWNAKNVNNTEEVK
- the nrfD gene encoding NrfD/PsrC family molybdoenzyme membrane anchor subunit, with the protein product MASHNESILREPLITGKDITYARITNEVLWPVENKPNKAWWIGFIVSALGALLWVGAVSYTFYYGIGTWGLNKTVGWAWDITGFVWWVGIGHAGTLISAVLLLFRQNWRNSINRSAEAMTIFAVICAATYVVSHMGRPWLAYWPLPLPNQFGSLWVNFNSPLVWDVFAISTYFSVSLLFWYTGLLPDIATIRDRATGLKRRIYSVLSFGWTGSVKTWQRFEAVSLILAGVSTPLVLSVHTIVSMDFATSVIPGWHTTIFPPYFVAGAIFSGFAMVQTLLLIARKVLGLENYITMFHIESMNKIIVLTGSIVGVAYLTELFIAWYSGVEYEQYAFLNRISGPYWWAYWCMMTCNVITPQLFWFKKIRTSIPISWVLSIIVNIGMWFERFVIIVTSLHRDYIPSSWAMFYPTWVDISIFVGSIGLFFTLFLLFIRVLPSVAMAEVKLLVKTSSEQSKKKLLESGVIKPEEAEYYKESLTKFDSVDQADYAKI
- a CDS encoding cytochrome c oxidase subunit II, translated to MNLKKYFNLKSLFTALALGSLSLGQVMAQATEEAAKNEGLGKTVSYYILLFLLACVFIGIIGKVLQVYELTRKIQGKKSGIAWDKFNGVMFAATLVLGLYGSYWSYTVHGNLILPESASEHGVAIDSMFNVTLIITTFVFVVTHIILFLFAYKYKHSQKRTAYYYPHNNTLEKYWTIIPAIALTVLVLMGFFIWRGITNIPKDQMASAIQIDVTAHQFAWDVRYAGKDNVNGRKNYKLIGSLNGLNNLGLDLSDKRNNDDLKVTEIVLPVNKSVRFTIGSQDVLHSFYMPHFRVQMNAVPGMPTFFQFTPKVTTAEMQEKTNNPEFNYQLYCAKICGGSHYNMKFLVRVVSEKEYQEWLKEQKPIVTEEMKKEYQLALSKQNSVNNQIALNN
- a CDS encoding c-type cytochrome, which translates into the protein MNKTSILGLAFLAITAITVMSSCKDKSKPGLEYAPNMYDAIAYNPDQKNPNFADGKTAQVPPSGTNPVGYARFNYPDTREGYDASSVGIVNPLAVTQKNLEEGKQLYVAMCGPCHGTQGKGNGSIVELGKYPAPPSYSTGVSSRGGAMKDLTDGKIYHTIQYGINLMGSYASQLSPEERWQVVMYVRELQKIQ